In Hallerella succinigenes, the following are encoded in one genomic region:
- the plsX gene encoding phosphate acyltransferase PlsX — protein MISIALDAFGGDNAPDVVVQGAINAVNSSEGKFAIVLCGPEAEVKAKLQEFGYEGKLIQVVDAPELVAMDEHPTEVLRKKQHSGLVMCVGLQKKGLVQASVSAGNSGAMMASCLMILGRTSEDFARPPIGCIIPNAKGRSVLVDAGANVDEKPNVLRDFALAGSVFAESYLGIKDPKVGLLNMGEEEKKGPVSVQEAYQLLKNAPVNFIGNIEGRDVLLGEADVVVCSGYVGNVLLKMYEGFFELHTKTFGVIDTPAGKQFNEAWDYRNTGGALLLGLKGTGIIAHGRSDAKAIEQAIKVAYTFAANNVPEKIGKKLAGIEA, from the coding sequence ATGATCAGCATTGCTCTTGATGCGTTTGGCGGTGATAACGCTCCGGACGTGGTTGTCCAGGGAGCCATCAACGCGGTCAATAGTTCTGAAGGAAAGTTTGCGATTGTTTTGTGCGGTCCTGAGGCCGAGGTCAAGGCAAAGCTCCAAGAATTCGGTTACGAAGGTAAGCTGATCCAGGTTGTAGACGCTCCTGAACTCGTTGCTATGGACGAACATCCGACTGAAGTGCTCCGCAAGAAGCAGCACTCCGGTCTCGTGATGTGCGTGGGCCTTCAGAAGAAGGGTCTCGTCCAGGCTAGCGTTTCTGCCGGTAACTCCGGTGCCATGATGGCATCCTGCCTCATGATTCTCGGCCGTACGAGCGAAGATTTCGCCCGTCCGCCTATCGGCTGCATTATCCCGAATGCCAAGGGCCGCAGCGTTCTCGTGGACGCAGGTGCCAACGTGGATGAAAAGCCGAACGTCCTCAGAGATTTTGCTCTCGCAGGTTCTGTCTTTGCAGAATCTTATCTCGGCATCAAGGATCCGAAGGTCGGCCTCTTGAACATGGGCGAAGAAGAAAAGAAAGGTCCGGTTTCCGTTCAGGAAGCGTACCAGCTTTTGAAGAATGCCCCGGTGAACTTTATCGGCAATATCGAAGGCCGTGATGTTCTTCTCGGCGAAGCGGATGTCGTTGTCTGCTCCGGTTACGTCGGCAACGTTCTTCTGAAGATGTATGAAGGTTTCTTTGAATTGCATACCAAGACGTTCGGCGTGATTGACACTCCGGCTGGTAAGCAGTTTAACGAAGCATGGGATTACCGTAACACGGGTGGAGCTCTTCTCCTCGGTCTTAAGGGTACCGGTATCATTGCCCACGGTCGTTCCGATGCTAAGGCTATCGAACAGGCGATTAAGGTTGCCTATACGTTCGCCGCGAACAATGTGCCGGAAAAGATCGGCAAGAAGCTCGCAGGTATCGAAGCTTAA
- the rsmI gene encoding 16S rRNA (cytidine(1402)-2'-O)-methyltransferase, with the protein MHTLYVVATPIGNLEDMTYRAVRILKEVPLVLAEDTRHSRLLFDHFDIHTPMESYHDFNKEEVTPKYVEYLKNEGDIAIISDAGTPGIADPAFNLVRECVREGIDVRSVPGACAMINALVSSGMPTDRFRFENFSPKKSAQRLHLLEKLKETADSTLIFYASPHNLVKFIGEIQQVFGETPIALMRELTKKFEEHLVATPSELLEHYKKCNPKGEYVLLFHPQGKGGL; encoded by the coding sequence ATGCATACACTTTACGTTGTCGCCACTCCGATTGGAAATCTTGAAGACATGACCTACCGCGCCGTGCGCATTTTAAAAGAAGTACCGCTCGTGCTCGCCGAAGACACCCGTCATTCGAGACTTCTGTTTGACCACTTCGACATTCACACGCCGATGGAAAGCTATCACGACTTCAACAAGGAAGAAGTTACACCGAAATACGTGGAATACCTGAAGAACGAAGGCGACATTGCGATTATCAGCGATGCCGGAACTCCAGGCATCGCCGACCCTGCATTTAACCTGGTACGCGAATGCGTGCGTGAAGGCATTGATGTGCGAAGCGTCCCAGGTGCCTGTGCTATGATCAACGCCCTCGTTTCGAGCGGCATGCCGACCGACCGTTTCCGCTTCGAGAACTTTTCTCCGAAAAAGAGTGCCCAACGTTTGCACTTGCTTGAAAAGCTCAAGGAAACCGCCGACTCGACACTTATCTTTTACGCAAGCCCGCACAACCTGGTCAAGTTTATCGGTGAAATCCAGCAGGTCTTTGGCGAAACGCCTATCGCCCTGATGCGCGAGCTGACCAAAAAGTTTGAAGAACACCTGGTGGCGACACCTTCCGAACTTTTGGAACATTACAAGAAGTGCAATCCCAAGGGCGAATACGTTCTCCTGTTCCATCCGCAAGGTAAGGGTGGGTTATGA
- the acpP gene encoding acyl carrier protein — protein MTEEELLKKITAVVVEKLGVKPEDVTREASFVNDLGADSLDRVELVMALEDEFDIEILDEDAEKFIKVSDVLSYIQNKLNK, from the coding sequence ATGACTGAAGAAGAACTTCTCAAGAAAATTACGGCTGTTGTCGTTGAAAAGCTCGGTGTCAAGCCGGAAGACGTGACTCGCGAAGCTTCCTTCGTGAACGATCTCGGCGCTGATTCCCTCGACCGCGTTGAACTCGTGATGGCTCTCGAAGACGAATTCGACATCGAAATCCTCGATGAAGATGCAGAAAAGTTCATCAAGGTTTCTGACGTTCTTTCCTACATCCAGAACAAGCTCAACAAGTAA
- a CDS encoding acyltransferase family protein, which translates to MTSATNERIGWIDEFKGCVLLLVCLFHVEQSFTSIDMGLSHASAFRMTAFFFISGALFSTRRFPTFVNYTKHKAKVLLLPYGLLSLLFLALDPVLYNFELYYPRSPKMMLLGIVPDIQNVWQYIGWNLFKIFVVGKSSVGSGPIWFVFNLFCVSVAFYLLQKITRGHFWKTFLLAVLSLIAGWVMNRYQVHLPFGFERVCTTLFFFACGSLCKNAIIALGKQKSCILVLVAAVSIWHYLFFENASPWFSIMNNHLGKNIGSFLASSGFGILSLVSVFLLMDRLPAWKGFATAKGILRNISRNGLIILAVHWWILLVLRIVFKAELDKPGLAYISIPIVIIGVILAIPLFRCKLYRLISKEKISAKESLSIH; encoded by the coding sequence ATGACTTCCGCAACAAATGAAAGAATCGGTTGGATAGATGAATTCAAAGGCTGCGTGCTTCTGCTCGTGTGCCTGTTTCATGTGGAGCAGTCCTTTACAAGCATCGACATGGGACTTTCCCACGCAAGCGCATTCCGCATGACCGCCTTCTTTTTTATTTCGGGAGCCCTCTTTAGCACGCGCCGGTTTCCGACCTTTGTTAACTATACAAAGCACAAGGCGAAGGTTTTGCTGTTGCCGTATGGGCTGCTTTCGCTTTTATTCTTAGCCTTGGATCCGGTGCTGTACAACTTTGAGCTTTATTATCCACGGTCTCCCAAGATGATGCTCCTCGGGATCGTTCCCGACATTCAAAATGTATGGCAGTATATCGGTTGGAACCTGTTCAAGATTTTTGTCGTCGGAAAATCCTCGGTCGGGTCCGGGCCTATTTGGTTTGTGTTCAATCTTTTTTGTGTAAGCGTCGCATTTTACCTGCTTCAAAAAATCACCCGGGGACACTTTTGGAAAACCTTTTTGCTCGCGGTCCTAAGCCTTATCGCCGGATGGGTGATGAACCGTTACCAGGTACACTTGCCCTTTGGATTTGAACGGGTCTGTACAACGCTCTTTTTCTTTGCCTGCGGATCGCTTTGCAAAAATGCGATTATCGCTCTTGGAAAGCAAAAGTCTTGTATTCTCGTTCTCGTTGCCGCAGTCTCTATTTGGCATTATCTCTTTTTTGAAAATGCGAGCCCGTGGTTCAGTATCATGAACAACCATCTCGGAAAAAATATCGGATCCTTCCTTGCGAGTTCAGGCTTTGGAATTTTATCGCTCGTTTCCGTGTTTTTGCTGATGGACCGTTTGCCCGCTTGGAAAGGCTTTGCAACCGCCAAAGGAATTCTTCGAAACATTTCCCGCAACGGCCTCATTATTCTCGCCGTTCACTGGTGGATTCTGCTCGTACTTCGAATCGTTTTCAAAGCGGAACTCGACAAGCCTGGGCTTGCCTACATTTCGATTCCAATCGTCATCATAGGCGTTATCCTTGCGATCCCGCTGTTCCGTTGCAAATTGTACCGTTTGATTTCCAAAGAAAAAATCAGTGCAAAAGAAAGCCTTTCCATTCACTGA
- a CDS encoding YceD family protein, whose product MQASFVKDNSDANVFEELRIQGPLQVELTVVPEDSNKWMLTGTLSGVQILECSRTLELFDHPFETPISFWVELTSGLAEQELDDSDDEIFGFRVPQVQDHVDVTECVRQLVILQEPLHPVKDDPDKAFVWEIGEKSEKPKEDPRWEKLKALKAKMEHPNG is encoded by the coding sequence TTGCAGGCGAGTTTCGTAAAGGATAATTCCGATGCGAACGTTTTTGAAGAACTCCGTATCCAGGGTCCGCTTCAAGTTGAATTGACGGTCGTCCCCGAAGATTCGAACAAGTGGATGCTCACGGGGACTCTTTCTGGGGTACAGATTTTGGAATGCTCTCGCACGCTCGAGCTCTTCGACCATCCGTTTGAGACGCCGATTAGCTTTTGGGTGGAACTCACCTCGGGACTGGCAGAGCAGGAACTGGACGATTCGGACGATGAAATCTTTGGATTCCGCGTACCGCAGGTTCAGGACCACGTAGATGTGACCGAATGTGTTCGGCAACTGGTGATTCTCCAGGAACCCCTCCATCCGGTTAAGGACGATCCGGACAAGGCCTTCGTTTGGGAAATCGGCGAAAAGTCGGAAAAACCGAAGGAAGATCCTCGTTGGGAAAAATTGAAAGCGCTTAAGGCCAAGATGGAACATCCGAACGGATGA
- a CDS encoding TIGR02147 family protein, which produces MNVFAYYNYRKYLQDYYEYRKSVQRYFSYRAFAKRAGYTSSGFYLDLVKGRKSLTPQMVPKFIHALGLSEKEGRYFSLMVDFTHAETPESKQVIFEKMSALLPRTTKALSRQQIEYYKEWYYVAVREALSVLNVSDNYQDLALFLNPRITVPQAKQAIKLLSNLGLIEKENGFWRSVNKTITSGREIPPFIVHDFQKKMMDLGKAAVDRYSTERRNVSCTTMSVSPQGLERIIHKIDTFRKEVVDIVRSDDHESMICELNIQFFPLSKELEALQENEARMDETEGDSDDED; this is translated from the coding sequence ATGAACGTGTTCGCCTATTACAATTATCGAAAGTACCTGCAGGATTATTACGAGTACCGTAAGTCCGTACAACGGTATTTTTCGTATCGCGCTTTCGCTAAGCGAGCGGGCTACACGTCCAGCGGATTCTATCTTGATCTTGTGAAGGGCCGTAAGTCTTTGACCCCGCAAATGGTTCCCAAGTTCATCCATGCGCTTGGACTTTCCGAAAAGGAAGGCCGCTACTTCAGCTTGATGGTGGACTTCACCCATGCGGAAACCCCGGAATCGAAGCAGGTCATCTTTGAAAAAATGTCCGCCCTTCTTCCGCGTACGACCAAGGCGCTCTCCCGTCAGCAGATAGAATATTATAAGGAATGGTATTATGTCGCCGTCCGTGAGGCTCTGTCCGTTTTGAATGTTTCGGACAACTACCAGGATCTCGCCCTGTTCCTCAACCCGCGCATTACGGTTCCGCAGGCAAAGCAGGCGATCAAGCTGCTTTCGAATCTCGGCCTTATCGAAAAAGAAAACGGTTTTTGGCGTTCTGTCAACAAGACAATCACCAGTGGCCGAGAAATTCCACCGTTTATCGTTCACGACTTCCAAAAGAAAATGATGGACCTCGGCAAGGCTGCCGTGGACCGTTACAGTACCGAACGTCGTAACGTTTCGTGTACGACGATGAGCGTTTCTCCGCAAGGGCTTGAACGCATCATCCATAAAATTGATACATTTCGTAAGGAAGTGGTCGATATCGTCCGCTCGGACGATCATGAGTCGATGATCTGTGAACTGAATATCCAATTCTTCCCGCTCTCGAAGGAGCTCGAAGCTCTCCAGGAGAACGAAGCTCGAATGGATGAAACCGAAGGAGATTCCGATGATGAAGATTAG
- the rnc gene encoding ribonuclease III encodes MEKKDKNVIHRIFLWFRKKSGNDLENSLGYTFKNPELLAHALVHRSWLSDKEIPYWENNERLEFLGDSVLNMLVTEYLYKTYPHLPEGDLSKMKSVIVSGQALTKIARSWNLGTYLRVGKGEAKNGGRDRDSLLEDAFEAILGAIYLDSDIKHCRAFLNRHIFPNVQQVVSEADFINYKSALLEYMQARALPHPDYELVSESGPEHCKVFEMTVMFQDKEYGRGTGASKKKAEQEAAKIALEKFKEEEAAKTNEALLNVKPPKVTKKSIARAEKDCAKARAKGKK; translated from the coding sequence ATGGAAAAGAAAGACAAGAATGTCATCCACCGCATCTTTTTGTGGTTCCGCAAGAAGTCGGGAAACGATTTAGAAAACAGTCTGGGTTACACCTTTAAGAATCCGGAACTTTTGGCGCATGCCCTTGTGCACCGTTCATGGCTTTCGGATAAGGAAATCCCTTATTGGGAAAACAATGAACGCTTGGAATTCTTGGGCGATTCTGTGCTGAATATGCTCGTGACGGAATACCTGTACAAGACTTATCCGCATTTGCCGGAAGGCGATCTTTCGAAGATGAAGAGCGTAATCGTTTCGGGTCAAGCTTTGACGAAAATAGCCCGCAGCTGGAACTTGGGAACCTATTTGCGCGTAGGCAAGGGCGAAGCGAAGAATGGCGGTCGCGACCGCGACAGCCTTTTGGAGGACGCTTTTGAAGCGATTCTCGGCGCGATCTATCTCGATAGCGATATCAAGCATTGCCGAGCCTTTTTGAACCGCCACATTTTCCCGAATGTGCAGCAGGTGGTTTCGGAAGCGGACTTTATCAATTACAAGAGCGCCCTGCTTGAATATATGCAGGCGAGAGCGCTTCCACATCCGGATTACGAACTCGTTTCGGAATCGGGCCCGGAACACTGCAAGGTTTTTGAGATGACAGTGATGTTCCAGGACAAGGAATACGGCCGTGGAACGGGTGCTTCGAAGAAGAAAGCGGAGCAGGAAGCGGCGAAGATCGCTTTGGAAAAGTTCAAGGAAGAAGAAGCCGCAAAGACGAATGAAGCTCTGTTAAACGTGAAACCGCCGAAGGTAACGAAAAAATCGATCGCCCGTGCGGAAAAGGATTGCGCGAAAGCTCGGGCGAAGGGGAAAAAATGA
- the fabD gene encoding ACP S-malonyltransferase, with amino-acid sequence MSKTIFVFPGQGAQYVGMGKALSESFVPAKQLLEKADDTLGFSISKVMFEGPEEDLKITANTQPALFVSSMMVLEVLKSEGVDFDFVAGHSLGEYSAICAAGGFSFEDGLKLVRLRGSLMAKAGQEHPGSMAAIIGVDDDKIQELCDAVKNVGIVVPANFNCPGQIVVSGEVDAVKALVDNCGAAGVKAVPLAVSGAFHSPLMQSAQAGLADAIANTKFNDLQKPLIANVTAQTVTSGAEIKDLLVRQLVSPVRWNQSMAYAIKELGVTSGVEVGVGHVLAGLQRKIDRAVKFTAVESVEAVQALKA; translated from the coding sequence ATGTCTAAGACAATTTTTGTTTTTCCGGGCCAAGGCGCACAGTATGTGGGCATGGGCAAGGCTCTCTCTGAATCGTTCGTTCCGGCGAAGCAGCTCCTCGAAAAGGCTGACGATACTCTCGGCTTTTCGATTTCGAAGGTGATGTTCGAAGGTCCGGAAGAAGATTTGAAGATTACGGCGAACACTCAGCCGGCTCTCTTCGTCTCTTCCATGATGGTTCTTGAAGTTCTCAAGTCGGAAGGCGTTGACTTCGATTTCGTCGCCGGTCACTCTCTCGGTGAATATTCCGCAATCTGCGCTGCTGGAGGCTTCTCTTTTGAAGACGGCTTGAAGCTTGTGCGTCTCCGCGGTTCCTTGATGGCGAAGGCCGGTCAGGAACATCCGGGTTCCATGGCTGCAATCATCGGTGTTGACGACGACAAAATCCAGGAACTTTGCGACGCTGTGAAGAATGTCGGCATTGTCGTTCCGGCAAACTTCAACTGCCCGGGCCAGATCGTCGTGTCCGGTGAAGTCGATGCTGTGAAGGCTCTCGTGGACAATTGCGGCGCTGCAGGCGTCAAGGCTGTTCCGCTCGCCGTTTCCGGTGCATTCCACAGCCCGCTCATGCAGAGCGCTCAGGCGGGTCTTGCCGACGCAATTGCGAACACAAAGTTTAACGATCTCCAGAAACCGCTCATTGCAAACGTGACGGCTCAGACGGTGACAAGCGGTGCTGAAATCAAGGATCTCTTGGTGCGTCAGCTCGTGAGCCCGGTCCGTTGGAATCAGTCGATGGCATACGCGATTAAGGAACTTGGCGTGACTTCCGGTGTGGAAGTGGGTGTCGGTCACGTCCTCGCCGGTCTTCAGCGCAAGATCGACCGCGCAGTGAAGTTCACCGCGGTGGAATCTGTCGAAGCCGTACAGGCACTCAAAGCTTAA
- a CDS encoding alpha/beta fold hydrolase produces MNALKNILFKILRLIGIFALIYVCLLLYMVMSERRLAFPRAEIDDASESALRDNAVLCHVENDKKLQGWILNDSLPTTALYFADRGEDAATFLANAKRISGFRLVTFNYRGSAGSEGTPGEKYYDSDIRAMVGCAHSNDLIFIGHGTGAIAAYNSFASGLGKGALLVDPAESFSSALSARYRIFFPKFLSRTHSRMIFSDEQSNPATVIADDPRRGELVRNLLNKHSKKFTLVEREGNSLLEVMQAELTKIKTK; encoded by the coding sequence ATGAACGCTCTCAAGAACATCCTTTTCAAGATTCTGCGTCTGATCGGCATTTTCGCTCTGATCTACGTTTGCCTTCTCCTTTACATGGTTATGTCGGAACGCCGCCTGGCGTTCCCCCGTGCAGAAATCGACGACGCTTCCGAATCGGCGCTCCGTGACAACGCCGTCCTTTGCCACGTCGAAAACGACAAAAAGCTTCAGGGCTGGATCCTGAACGATTCCCTGCCGACAACTGCACTGTACTTTGCCGACCGTGGCGAAGATGCGGCGACCTTCCTCGCCAACGCAAAGAGGATTTCGGGATTTCGACTTGTCACGTTCAACTACCGCGGTTCCGCCGGGAGCGAAGGAACGCCAGGCGAAAAGTATTACGACTCGGACATTCGGGCAATGGTCGGCTGCGCCCATTCGAACGACCTTATCTTCATCGGTCATGGCACGGGAGCGATCGCCGCGTACAATTCTTTTGCAAGCGGGCTTGGCAAAGGAGCCCTTCTCGTTGACCCTGCAGAGAGTTTTAGTTCCGCTTTATCGGCACGTTACCGAATTTTCTTTCCGAAATTCCTGAGCAGGACCCATTCGCGGATGATTTTTAGCGATGAACAATCCAATCCGGCGACCGTCATCGCAGACGACCCTCGTCGTGGTGAACTTGTACGCAATTTATTGAACAAGCATTCTAAAAAATTTACCTTGGTCGAGCGAGAAGGCAATTCTTTACTAGAAGTCATGCAGGCCGAGCTTACAAAAATAAAAACAAAGTAA
- the rpmF gene encoding 50S ribosomal protein L32, whose translation MATPKRKTSTARRDKRRTHWKIEMPALATCDHCGSVKRPHRVCPVCGYYNGVEVVHIQED comes from the coding sequence ATGGCAACACCAAAAAGAAAAACCTCTACTGCTCGTCGTGACAAGCGTCGTACGCACTGGAAGATCGAGATGCCGGCTCTCGCTACTTGCGACCATTGCGGTTCCGTAAAGCGTCCGCACCGCGTTTGCCCGGTCTGCGGTTATTACAACGGCGTAGAAGTCGTTCACATTCAGGAAGACTAA
- the lnt gene encoding apolipoprotein N-acyltransferase, with amino-acid sequence MIFFLFIQAVLNIALVMSDPDMEGIYLFKAQLIPFLCALPFIFKRDFRKNFSKMLYSFCGIGFLSLAIDYAFRSHVGLIQLATVFVPLALYGLFHFAVWNVQRAKERFSLAALAMSSLSWGLYAFAFPPLPLGPGALVFLVPWFIVLLRSNMQTALFASFWSGFIYNVINYYWIYNVMNVGPAVLIMIGLILLISYFSVYNTIAAAVFVKARDVKIKGIPVLLILFPLFYAGLEMTRSIGDFSFPWSHLGYALGNQLPLLQALSIIGIFGYTAIIIASNLAVAEAFVKGKKFLIAAPVAIFALLFGYGSFVLSKPEAAPFYMENEAEAPKVAVVQPNIHQTNKWNKAYYDSVVSKTWQIVNDSVDWKSGDLDLVVLPETAIPDFIRFRSREKLWLKNRIKGTQTSLFIGALDFDREGKPPRPVNLYNSGFLFRPDEKNYTRYIKTHLVPFSERLPFDDVFPILNYVDVGQGNFVPGKERPVFEPYFWSPFICYETIYGAEARRSIRNGSRLMVDITNDGWFGKSTAAAQHLNQLRYRAIENGYPIVRCTNTGISAFVDQYGHEDLKTELYTERVITRRIPLRSRDTLYFHIGDAVEYGLLGFFFAYLAALFIRLKTWASAQP; translated from the coding sequence ATGATTTTTTTCCTTTTTATCCAAGCAGTCCTGAACATTGCGCTTGTTATGTCCGATCCGGACATGGAAGGCATTTACCTTTTTAAGGCTCAACTGATTCCATTTCTCTGTGCGCTTCCCTTTATTTTCAAACGTGATTTTCGAAAGAATTTTTCAAAGATGCTTTACAGTTTCTGCGGCATCGGATTCCTTTCGCTTGCGATCGATTACGCGTTTCGTTCCCACGTCGGTCTGATTCAGCTTGCCACGGTCTTTGTACCTTTGGCGCTTTACGGACTGTTCCATTTTGCCGTTTGGAATGTGCAACGCGCTAAAGAAAGATTCTCTTTAGCGGCTCTGGCGATGAGTTCGCTCAGCTGGGGACTTTACGCCTTTGCATTTCCGCCACTTCCTCTTGGTCCAGGTGCCCTCGTATTTCTTGTGCCGTGGTTCATTGTGCTTCTGCGCTCCAATATGCAGACAGCTCTTTTCGCTTCGTTCTGGTCGGGCTTCATTTACAACGTCATCAATTACTATTGGATTTACAACGTGATGAACGTGGGACCGGCCGTTTTGATCATGATCGGTCTAATTCTCTTGATTTCTTACTTCAGCGTTTACAATACAATCGCCGCGGCGGTTTTTGTGAAAGCCCGCGATGTAAAAATCAAGGGTATTCCTGTTCTGCTCATTCTCTTCCCGCTCTTTTACGCGGGTCTTGAAATGACGCGGAGCATTGGAGACTTTAGCTTTCCGTGGAGCCATCTCGGGTACGCCTTGGGAAATCAACTTCCGCTGTTACAGGCACTTTCGATCATCGGCATTTTTGGTTACACAGCCATCATCATCGCAAGCAATTTGGCGGTCGCCGAAGCCTTCGTGAAAGGCAAAAAGTTTTTGATTGCCGCACCGGTTGCGATTTTTGCCTTGCTCTTTGGATACGGAAGCTTTGTGCTTTCTAAACCGGAAGCGGCTCCGTTCTATATGGAAAACGAGGCAGAAGCCCCGAAGGTTGCGGTTGTTCAGCCGAATATTCATCAGACGAACAAGTGGAACAAAGCCTACTACGATTCCGTCGTGTCCAAGACTTGGCAGATTGTAAACGACAGCGTCGATTGGAAATCCGGAGACTTGGACCTGGTCGTTCTTCCGGAGACCGCGATTCCCGACTTTATAAGGTTCCGCAGCCGTGAAAAGCTTTGGCTCAAGAACCGTATCAAGGGAACGCAGACAAGTCTCTTCATCGGAGCGTTGGACTTTGACCGCGAAGGAAAACCGCCACGTCCGGTAAACCTTTACAACAGCGGTTTCCTGTTCCGCCCCGACGAAAAGAATTACACGCGCTACATCAAAACGCACCTGGTGCCGTTTAGCGAAAGGCTCCCCTTCGATGACGTGTTCCCGATTTTGAATTACGTGGACGTTGGGCAGGGCAACTTTGTTCCCGGCAAGGAACGCCCGGTCTTTGAACCGTATTTCTGGAGCCCGTTCATTTGCTACGAAACAATCTACGGTGCCGAAGCCAGACGCTCCATCCGTAACGGCTCCCGCCTGATGGTAGACATCACGAATGACGGCTGGTTCGGGAAAAGCACCGCCGCAGCCCAGCATTTGAACCAGCTACGTTACCGCGCCATCGAAAACGGCTATCCGATTGTCCGTTGCACGAACACCGGAATTTCCGCATTCGTCGACCAGTACGGCCATGAAGATCTAAAAACAGAGCTTTACACGGAACGCGTCATCACACGTCGCATTCCACTCCGCTCCAGGGATACTCTTTATTTCCACATAGGCGATGCAGTCGAGTATGGACTGCTCGGATTCTTCTTTGCCTATCTTGCGGCGCTGTTTATCCGATTAAAGACATGGGCCAGTGCCCAACCTTAG
- a CDS encoding UDP-2,3-diacylglucosamine diphosphatase: protein METKVAYFISDAHLGVNPPGSIEDREETLVHFLKGMIGGASHLFIVGDLFEFWYEYRHYVARGHMPLYRVLGDLVDSGTEVHYLTGNHDFALGDFFSKELGVQVHRTYVAKNIQGHDIYLMHGDGVAKADKGYRAARKLIDAKWAQFLFRQIHPDWGMDIATFVGRNSRKAGKDRVIDIFSYLDAAAERMRDNHCDICVHGHHHIPGIWENAEGKVVSPGQWLFHLNYAKLENGEISVVPFQK, encoded by the coding sequence ATGGAAACCAAAGTCGCCTACTTCATTTCGGATGCGCATCTCGGCGTGAATCCTCCCGGATCCATCGAAGATCGCGAAGAAACTCTTGTTCATTTCTTAAAAGGAATGATTGGCGGTGCGTCGCACCTTTTTATCGTCGGCGATCTGTTTGAATTTTGGTACGAGTACCGCCATTACGTGGCTCGCGGACACATGCCGCTTTACCGCGTGTTAGGAGACTTGGTGGATTCCGGAACGGAAGTGCATTATCTGACGGGCAATCACGACTTTGCGCTGGGCGATTTTTTTTCGAAGGAACTTGGCGTACAAGTTCACCGTACCTACGTTGCAAAAAACATTCAGGGGCATGATATTTACCTGATGCACGGGGACGGTGTCGCCAAGGCAGACAAGGGGTACCGCGCCGCGAGAAAACTGATCGACGCCAAATGGGCGCAATTTCTTTTCCGTCAAATCCATCCGGACTGGGGAATGGACATTGCAACTTTTGTCGGTAGAAATAGCCGTAAGGCGGGCAAGGACCGCGTTATCGACATTTTCTCGTATCTCGATGCCGCTGCCGAAAGAATGCGAGACAATCACTGCGACATCTGCGTTCACGGGCATCACCATATTCCGGGCATTTGGGAAAACGCAGAAGGCAAGGTCGTTTCCCCGGGGCAGTGGCTTTTCCATTTGAATTATGCAAAGCTTGAAAATGGCGAAATTTCTGTTGTCCCATTTCAAAAGTAA
- the fabG gene encoding 3-oxoacyl-[acyl-carrier-protein] reductase, giving the protein MIDLKGKVAVVTGASRGIGLEIAKTLAAQGARVAVISTQERPEIAEQIAQETGSEAKSFACDVSDADQVAVTFKAILEAFGQVDILVNNAGITRDGLMMRMKDADFDDVIRTNLRSAFLCTRAVARHMMGRRSGRIVNMASINGIRAQAGQANYAASKAGIIGLTKTNAMEFAARGITVNAVAPGFIGTDMTAKIAPEALEKYKNAIPVQRIGEPKDVANAVAFLVSDEASYITGQVLGVDGGLGA; this is encoded by the coding sequence ATGATTGATTTGAAAGGTAAAGTTGCAGTTGTTACGGGTGCTTCCCGTGGCATCGGTCTCGAAATTGCGAAGACGCTCGCCGCTCAGGGGGCACGCGTCGCTGTGATTTCGACGCAGGAACGTCCGGAAATCGCAGAACAGATTGCGCAGGAAACGGGCTCTGAAGCAAAGAGCTTTGCTTGCGACGTTTCGGATGCAGATCAGGTGGCGGTCACCTTCAAGGCGATCCTCGAAGCTTTTGGCCAGGTCGATATTCTGGTGAACAATGCGGGCATTACCCGTGATGGTTTGATGATGCGCATGAAGGATGCGGATTTCGACGACGTGATTCGCACGAACCTTCGCTCCGCGTTCCTCTGCACGCGCGCTGTCGCCCGTCACATGATGGGGCGCCGTTCCGGTCGCATTGTGAACATGGCAAGCATCAATGGCATTCGCGCTCAGGCGGGTCAGGCGAACTATGCCGCTTCCAAGGCGGGCATCATTGGCCTCACCAAGACGAATGCGATGGAATTTGCTGCTCGTGGCATTACCGTGAATGCGGTCGCACCGGGTTTTATCGGTACCGATATGACGGCAAAAATCGCCCCGGAAGCCCTCGAAAAGTACAAGAATGCCATTCCGGTACAGCGCATTGGTGAACCGAAGGACGTCGCAAACGCGGTCGCTTTCCTCGTTTCCGATGAAGCTAGCTATATCACTGGACAAGTTCTGGGTGTCGATGGCGGCCTTGGAGCTTGA